In Geobacillus kaustophilus, a genomic segment contains:
- a CDS encoding IscS subfamily cysteine desulfurase, producing the protein MIYLDYAATTPMCQEAIAAYAEAASVYFGNESSLHDIGTKAKQLLALCRRELAAMINGEAEGIYFTSGGTEANVLAIRSLAAAYRHKGNHLITTEIEHASLHHLFKQLETEGYTVTYLPVDRFGRIRLADLERAITPKTILASIQHANSEIGTIQPLADIGRLLRAHGVLFHSDCVQTFAKIQLDVQEIGLDSLSVSAHKVYGPKGVGAVYINPRRHWKPVFPGATHESGFRPGTVNVPGIAAFITAAQQLHRRMADEQSRLERLRNRLLHAIAAKQLPVTVEGHPDFRLAHIIGLSVAGYEGQLVMLECNRAGIAISTGSACQVGLQAPSRTMLAVGKTPEEAKQFIRVSLGAATTEAEIDQFVSTLERLTSA; encoded by the coding sequence ATGATTTATTTGGATTACGCGGCCACGACGCCAATGTGCCAAGAGGCGATCGCCGCTTACGCTGAAGCGGCGTCCGTTTACTTTGGCAACGAAAGCAGCTTGCATGACATCGGAACGAAAGCGAAACAACTGCTTGCCTTATGCCGGCGCGAGCTCGCCGCCATGATTAACGGAGAAGCGGAAGGGATTTATTTCACAAGCGGCGGAACAGAAGCGAACGTGCTCGCGATCCGTTCGTTAGCTGCCGCCTACCGGCATAAGGGAAACCACCTAATCACGACCGAAATCGAGCATGCCTCGCTCCATCACCTGTTCAAACAGCTGGAAACAGAAGGATATACGGTCACGTATTTGCCCGTCGACCGATTCGGGCGCATTCGACTTGCCGATTTGGAGCGGGCGATCACGCCGAAGACGATCCTTGCTTCCATCCAGCACGCCAACTCGGAAATTGGCACGATTCAGCCGCTTGCCGACATCGGCCGCCTCCTGCGGGCGCACGGCGTCCTTTTTCATAGCGACTGCGTGCAAACTTTTGCTAAAATACAGCTAGATGTTCAAGAGATAGGACTGGACAGCCTATCCGTTTCCGCCCATAAAGTGTACGGTCCCAAAGGGGTCGGCGCTGTGTACATCAACCCGCGCCGGCATTGGAAGCCGGTATTCCCAGGAGCGACGCACGAATCAGGCTTTCGGCCGGGAACGGTCAACGTACCGGGTATTGCCGCCTTCATTACGGCCGCGCAGCAACTCCATCGACGAATGGCGGACGAACAGTCGCGTTTGGAACGACTGCGGAATCGGTTGCTTCACGCCATCGCCGCCAAACAGCTGCCGGTGACGGTGGAAGGCCATCCCGATTTCCGTCTTGCCCATATTATCGGTTTGTCCGTCGCTGGGTACGAAGGGCAGCTTGTGATGCTTGAATGCAACCGCGCCGGCATCGCCATTTCCACCGGCAGCGCCTGCCAAGTCGGGCTGCAGGCGCCGTCGCGGACGATGCTCGCCGTCGGGAAAACGCCTGAAGAAGCGAAGCAATTCATCCGCGTCTCATTGGGCGCGGCCACGACCGAAGCGGAGATCGACCAGTTCGTTTCCACATTGGAGCGACTTACATCGGCATGA
- the nadC gene encoding carboxylating nicotinate-nucleotide diphosphorylase gives MNRLKLEQLLRQFFLEDIGDGDVTSETIFPAHERASGMFMAKADGVVAGVGIIAAGYHLLDPRIEVTIMKQDGERVQAGETIAVASGPVGPLLSGERVILNLLQRLSGIATVTRQAVDLLGNSSTRICDTRKTTPGLRMLEKYAVTCGGGYNHRFGLYDGVMIKDNHIAFCGSIARAVKMVRERLGHMVKIEVETETEDEVLEAVEAGADVIMFDNRTPDEVRAFVRLVPKPIITEASGGITLANVAAYGATGVDYISLGCLTHSAPALDMSFNLR, from the coding sequence ATGAATCGGTTGAAGCTCGAACAACTGTTGCGACAGTTTTTTCTTGAAGATATTGGCGACGGCGATGTGACGAGCGAGACGATTTTTCCGGCTCATGAACGGGCATCAGGCATGTTTATGGCTAAAGCGGACGGGGTGGTAGCCGGCGTCGGCATTATTGCGGCGGGCTATCATCTGCTGGATCCGCGCATCGAAGTAACCATCATGAAACAGGACGGCGAACGGGTCCAAGCCGGCGAAACGATCGCCGTCGCATCCGGACCGGTCGGGCCGCTGTTGTCCGGTGAGCGCGTCATTTTAAACTTGCTGCAGCGGTTAAGCGGCATTGCCACCGTGACGCGACAGGCCGTTGACTTGCTTGGCAATAGCTCCACACGCATTTGCGACACGCGGAAAACGACGCCGGGGCTGCGCATGCTTGAAAAATATGCCGTCACATGCGGCGGCGGCTACAATCACCGCTTTGGCTTGTACGATGGTGTCATGATTAAAGACAACCATATCGCCTTTTGCGGATCGATCGCCCGCGCCGTCAAAATGGTGCGGGAGCGGCTTGGGCATATGGTGAAAATCGAAGTAGAGACCGAAACGGAAGACGAAGTTCTCGAGGCGGTCGAAGCCGGGGCGGATGTCATTATGTTTGACAACCGGACGCCGGATGAGGTGCGGGCGTTCGTCCGGCTTGTGCCAAAGCCGATCATCACGGAAGCGTCGGGGGGAATTACGCTCGCCAATGTGGCGGCGTACGGCGCGACCGGAGTCGACTACATTTCGCTCGGATGTTTAACCCATTCCGCCCCAGCGCTCGATATGAGTTTCAATTTGCGATAA
- the nadA gene encoding quinolinate synthase NadA, which produces MNVLEQLKRLDEMPERYKTMERSELEARARAVKERFGRRLFIPGHHYQKDEVIQFADATGDSLQLAQLAAKNSDAEYIVFCGVHFMAETADILTSDHQAVILPDLRAGCSMADMADIFQVERAWAALIERFGETIVPLVYVNSTAAIKAFVGRHGGATVTSSNAEKMMAWALSRNERIFFLPDQHLGRNTAYALGIRLDEMAVWDPHEETLQGADDLDKVKVILWKGHCSVHENFTVRQIEHIRRMKPGIHVIVHPECSWEVVQQADYAGSTKYIIETIRNAPPGTQWAIGTEMNLVNRLKHEHPDKEIVSLNPYMCPCLTMNRIDLPHFVWALESLEQGVVVNRITVPKDIAAEAKEALDRMLSLA; this is translated from the coding sequence GTGAACGTCCTTGAACAGTTGAAACGGCTGGATGAGATGCCGGAACGGTATAAAACGATGGAACGAAGCGAGCTCGAAGCACGCGCCCGCGCGGTGAAAGAACGGTTCGGCAGGCGCCTTTTCATTCCGGGCCATCACTACCAAAAGGATGAGGTCATTCAGTTCGCCGATGCGACCGGCGATTCGCTTCAGCTTGCCCAGCTCGCGGCGAAAAACAGCGATGCGGAATATATTGTGTTTTGCGGCGTCCATTTTATGGCGGAAACCGCTGATATTTTAACGAGCGACCATCAAGCGGTCATTTTGCCGGATTTGCGCGCCGGTTGTTCGATGGCTGATATGGCTGATATTTTCCAAGTCGAACGGGCATGGGCGGCGCTTATTGAGCGGTTTGGCGAGACGATCGTGCCGCTTGTGTACGTCAATTCGACCGCGGCGATTAAAGCGTTTGTCGGACGCCATGGCGGAGCGACCGTCACCTCGTCGAACGCGGAAAAGATGATGGCTTGGGCGCTTTCACGGAATGAACGAATTTTCTTTTTGCCGGATCAGCATTTAGGGAGAAATACGGCCTATGCGCTCGGCATCCGTCTTGACGAGATGGCGGTGTGGGATCCGCATGAGGAGACGCTCCAAGGGGCGGACGATCTCGACAAGGTGAAAGTCATTCTTTGGAAAGGACATTGCTCCGTGCATGAAAACTTCACCGTGCGGCAAATCGAGCATATTCGACGGATGAAGCCTGGAATCCATGTCATCGTCCATCCGGAATGCAGCTGGGAGGTCGTCCAGCAAGCAGACTACGCCGGTTCGACAAAATACATTATTGAAACGATCCGCAATGCTCCACCCGGCACCCAGTGGGCGATTGGAACGGAAATGAATTTGGTGAACCGGCTGAAGCACGAACATCCAGACAAAGAAATTGTTTCTCTCAATCCATATATGTGCCCGTGTTTAACGATGAATCGAATTGATTTACCGCATTTCGTCTGGGCGCTCGAATCGTTGGAACAAGGGGTGGTCGTCAACCGCATCACCGTTCCGAAAGACATCGCCGCAGAGGCAAAAGAGGCGCTCGACCGCATGCTTTCGCTTGCCTAG
- the nadB gene encoding L-aspartate oxidase — MSRHMKRKGRPGVKEGGVIIVGSGLAALTVAYHLSEFDHVMIFTKKRRTDSNSWRAQGGVAAALAESDDWRAHFRDTMVAGCFHNDERMVERLVREGPRRLQEWINAGMAFDRDERGRFCFGLEGGHSHRRVLHAGGDQTGKALVSFLLERLEGRVWMEEGEQVIDLLVEEGRCVGVKTKREDGSVSIWPASAVVLATGGCAGLYTFTSNAPTATGDGIAMAYRAGAAVTDMEFIQFHPTMLIAGGKAVGLVSEAVRGEGAVLEAEDGRPLMDGVHPLRDLAPRDIVARAIAAELDRGGRVYLNISRVSHFRRRFPTIAALCEAYGVDLEAGRLPVAPGAHFLMGGVVVNEWGQTTVPGLYAVGEAACTGVHGANRLASNSLLEAIVFGFRAACAIRRQAAWPETAHRADSSSPRRLIVPRLPERALLCEQLSTFVGIVRDGDRLRKVVGWLEQFSLPDWLDGDLERLSAEEIETGYMLLVGWLVASSALGRTESRGGHYRSDFPCERPKWRGRRLVRTKEEWARLGAGR; from the coding sequence ATGTCAAGACACATGAAAAGAAAGGGGCGTCCGGGAGTGAAGGAAGGTGGCGTGATTATCGTCGGAAGCGGGCTGGCGGCGTTAACAGTCGCGTATCATTTATCTGAGTTCGACCATGTGATGATATTCACGAAAAAACGCCGCACCGACAGCAATTCATGGCGGGCGCAAGGAGGGGTGGCCGCGGCGCTGGCAGAGAGCGACGATTGGCGCGCTCATTTTCGCGATACGATGGTCGCCGGCTGCTTTCATAACGATGAGCGAATGGTCGAGCGGCTCGTCCGCGAAGGGCCGAGGCGGCTGCAAGAATGGATCAACGCCGGCATGGCGTTTGATCGGGACGAACGCGGTCGGTTTTGTTTCGGCCTTGAAGGCGGGCATAGCCACCGCCGGGTTTTGCACGCGGGCGGCGATCAAACGGGCAAAGCACTCGTTTCGTTTTTGCTTGAGCGGCTCGAGGGACGCGTATGGATGGAGGAAGGAGAGCAAGTGATCGATTTGCTTGTGGAAGAGGGGCGTTGCGTCGGGGTGAAAACGAAGCGGGAAGACGGTTCGGTGTCCATTTGGCCGGCGTCGGCCGTCGTGTTGGCGACCGGTGGATGCGCCGGATTGTATACGTTCACTTCCAATGCGCCGACGGCGACTGGCGACGGCATTGCCATGGCGTACCGCGCCGGTGCGGCGGTGACGGATATGGAGTTTATCCAATTTCATCCGACGATGCTCATTGCCGGCGGAAAAGCGGTCGGGCTCGTCTCGGAAGCGGTGCGCGGCGAAGGGGCGGTGCTTGAGGCGGAAGACGGAAGACCGTTGATGGACGGCGTCCATCCGCTTCGCGATCTCGCCCCGCGCGACATCGTCGCTCGAGCGATCGCGGCGGAACTCGATCGCGGCGGCCGCGTGTATTTGAATATTTCCCGCGTTTCTCATTTTCGCCGCCGCTTTCCGACGATCGCTGCGCTATGTGAGGCCTATGGCGTCGACCTTGAAGCCGGCCGCCTTCCTGTCGCGCCGGGCGCCCATTTTTTAATGGGCGGCGTTGTCGTCAACGAGTGGGGGCAGACGACGGTGCCGGGCTTGTACGCCGTCGGGGAAGCGGCGTGCACCGGTGTGCACGGCGCCAACCGGCTCGCGAGCAACTCATTGCTTGAAGCGATCGTCTTTGGATTCCGTGCGGCCTGCGCCATCCGCCGTCAGGCGGCGTGGCCGGAAACGGCGCACCGAGCGGATTCATCCAGCCCGCGTCGTTTGATTGTACCACGGCTGCCCGAGCGGGCGTTGCTCTGCGAACAGCTGTCAACGTTTGTCGGCATCGTCCGCGACGGCGATCGTCTTCGAAAAGTGGTCGGCTGGTTGGAACAGTTTTCGTTGCCGGATTGGCTGGATGGCGACCTTGAACGATTGTCGGCAGAGGAGATTGAAACAGGATATATGCTGCTAGTGGGCTGGCTTGTCGCTTCATCAGCGCTTGGGCGCACGGAAAGCCGCGGCGGCCATTACCGGAGCGATTTTCCGTGTGAACGCCCAAAGTGGCGGGGGCGGCGCCTCGTGCGGACGAAAGAAGAGTGGGCCCGCCTTGGGGCTGGGAGGTAA
- the pheA gene encoding prephenate dehydratase, which produces MKIGYLGPKATFTEAAAALLFPSQPREPYDTIPDCIDAAAAGEIEAAVVPLENALEGSVSLTLDYLIHEQPLPIIGEIVVPIEQHLMVHPYFTPHWREVKEVYSHSHAIAQCRKFLHTVLKGAKQVPMTSTSAAAKFVSEHPHLPAAAIANRLAAEKYGLVIVQENVHDYDYNHTRFIVVSRRKEPLSPASPLYAGDKTTVVVMLPQDRPGALHQVLSAFAWRRLNLTKIESRPAKTGLGNYFFIIDIDAPMDDVLIPGAIAEIEALGCTVQLLGSYPYYFA; this is translated from the coding sequence ATGAAAATCGGTTATTTAGGACCGAAGGCGACGTTCACCGAAGCGGCGGCTGCTCTTCTTTTTCCGTCGCAGCCGCGGGAGCCGTATGACACGATTCCCGATTGCATTGACGCCGCGGCGGCCGGAGAGATTGAAGCGGCTGTGGTGCCGCTCGAGAACGCCTTGGAAGGATCGGTCAGTTTGACACTCGACTATTTAATTCATGAACAGCCGTTGCCGATCATCGGCGAAATCGTTGTGCCGATCGAGCAGCATTTGATGGTGCACCCATATTTCACCCCGCATTGGCGCGAAGTGAAAGAAGTGTATTCCCACTCGCACGCCATCGCCCAATGCCGGAAGTTTTTGCATACGGTGCTGAAAGGCGCGAAGCAAGTGCCGATGACGTCAACGAGCGCCGCCGCGAAATTTGTCAGCGAGCATCCGCACTTGCCGGCGGCGGCGATCGCCAACCGGCTGGCGGCGGAAAAATACGGGCTAGTGATCGTGCAGGAAAACGTCCACGATTACGATTACAACCATACGCGCTTTATTGTCGTCAGCCGGCGCAAAGAGCCGCTTTCGCCTGCTTCGCCTCTTTATGCCGGCGACAAGACGACCGTGGTCGTCATGCTGCCGCAAGACCGTCCGGGCGCACTCCATCAAGTGTTATCAGCGTTTGCCTGGCGGCGGCTCAATTTGACAAAAATCGAATCGCGCCCAGCGAAAACGGGCCTTGGAAACTATTTCTTTATTATTGACATCGACGCGCCGATGGATGACGTCCTCATCCCGGGGGCGATCGCGGAAATTGAGGCGCTCGGCTGCACAGTGCAGCTGTTGGGCAGCTATCCATATTATTTTGCTTGA
- a CDS encoding transcription repressor NadR, producing MKEEKKILGERRRQLILQWLKESEAPLTGAELAAKTNVSRQVIVQDISLLKARNEPIIATSQGYLYLKPAEPAKTYTRTVACFHTPEQTKEELYLLVDCGVTVKDVKIEHPVYGDLTASIMVSNRLEVDQFIAKIEATKSSYLLQLTDGTHLHTLEADSPVKLDAACRALKQAGFLIEA from the coding sequence GTGAAAGAGGAAAAGAAAATTTTAGGGGAAAGGCGGCGCCAGCTCATTTTGCAATGGTTGAAAGAAAGCGAAGCGCCGCTCACGGGGGCTGAGCTGGCAGCGAAAACGAACGTCAGCCGCCAAGTGATCGTCCAAGACATTTCACTGTTAAAGGCGCGCAACGAACCAATCATCGCCACAAGCCAAGGCTATTTGTATTTAAAGCCGGCTGAACCGGCCAAAACGTACACGAGGACGGTCGCCTGCTTCCATACGCCAGAACAGACGAAAGAAGAGTTGTATTTGCTCGTGGATTGCGGCGTGACGGTCAAGGACGTCAAAATCGAGCATCCGGTCTACGGCGATTTAACCGCCTCGATCATGGTGAGCAACCGTCTGGAAGTCGACCAATTCATCGCCAAAATCGAGGCGACAAAATCGTCGTATTTGTTGCAGCTGACAGACGGAACCCATTTGCATACGTTGGAAGCCGATTCACCAGTGAAGCTTGACGCCGCCTGCCGCGCCTTGAAACAAGCCGGCTTCCTCATCGAAGCGTAA